The proteins below are encoded in one region of Limnochorda pilosa:
- a CDS encoding S8 family peptidase, translating to MRSRLARCSTVVVLSLLALAVAWTPVQAQGSGQVRALVQVADTGDQTLAHLSRYGSVDFVFPEIGFVAMNIKAKDARPGSALRSDPLVLSVSRDHQVSVHTHTGLLAWDQDIIDVERVHPAGDVQYDGTGVYVAVLDTGLVPNWQDYFPAARVASDLGRAFHSPVLGTPGSPSFTDTNSHGTHVTSTILGYSLYGLARFEGTAPGATVIPVKVLSNKGWGWDSSVIAGILYVANLKKDGVLDGPVVINMSLGGSEGSPAELAAIRYAIRQGVLIVASAGNEGEAGMGYPGAFAEVISAGAAGWVREWVGGRTWWQQDVPDPTTAADVYVTDFSSRELPGQELDVLAPGSWVVGPYLAYGAAHPPYWANGVPGQYYFLGGTSMAAPHVTGTVALLLQKNPSLTQAQAEAVLRSTALYIPPGSATVATPYGTTETFTWSSDATGYGLIDADAAVAATP from the coding sequence ATGCGCTCCCGTCTCGCCCGTTGCAGCACCGTCGTGGTCCTGAGCCTGCTCGCCTTGGCTGTGGCCTGGACCCCGGTGCAGGCGCAGGGTTCGGGCCAGGTGCGGGCGCTGGTCCAGGTGGCCGACACCGGCGACCAGACCCTCGCGCACCTCTCCCGGTACGGTTCCGTGGACTTCGTCTTTCCCGAGATCGGCTTCGTCGCGATGAACATCAAGGCCAAGGACGCCCGGCCCGGCAGCGCGCTGCGGAGCGACCCGCTGGTGCTCTCCGTGAGCCGGGATCACCAGGTGAGCGTCCACACGCACACGGGCCTGCTTGCCTGGGACCAGGACATCATCGACGTCGAGCGGGTCCACCCTGCGGGCGACGTCCAGTACGACGGCACGGGCGTCTACGTGGCCGTGCTCGATACGGGCCTCGTCCCCAACTGGCAGGACTACTTCCCCGCAGCGCGGGTGGCCAGCGACCTGGGCCGGGCCTTCCACTCGCCCGTCCTGGGCACGCCCGGCAGCCCCAGCTTCACCGACACCAACAGCCACGGTACCCATGTGACCAGCACCATCCTGGGGTACAGCCTCTACGGCCTGGCCCGCTTCGAGGGCACGGCGCCGGGAGCGACCGTCATCCCGGTGAAGGTGCTGAGCAACAAGGGGTGGGGTTGGGACTCGTCGGTGATCGCCGGCATCCTCTACGTCGCCAACCTGAAGAAGGACGGTGTTCTAGACGGGCCGGTGGTCATCAACATGAGCCTGGGCGGATCCGAGGGGTCGCCGGCTGAGCTCGCCGCCATCCGATACGCCATCAGGCAGGGCGTGCTCATCGTGGCCTCCGCCGGCAACGAGGGTGAGGCCGGCATGGGCTATCCGGGCGCCTTCGCCGAGGTGATCTCCGCCGGCGCCGCCGGATGGGTGCGGGAGTGGGTTGGCGGCCGCACCTGGTGGCAGCAGGACGTCCCCGACCCCACCACCGCAGCCGACGTCTACGTCACCGACTTCTCCAGCCGCGAGCTACCCGGTCAGGAGCTGGACGTGCTGGCGCCCGGGAGCTGGGTGGTGGGCCCCTACCTGGCCTACGGCGCGGCGCACCCGCCCTACTGGGCCAACGGCGTGCCAGGCCAGTACTACTTCCTGGGCGGCACCAGCATGGCGGCCCCGCACGTGACGGGCACCGTCGCCCTGCTGCTCCAGAAGAACCCGAGCCTCACCCAGGCGCAGGCCGAGGCGGTCCTGCGCTCGACGGCGCTCTACATCCCGCCGGGCAGCGCGACGGTGGCCACGCCCTACGGAACCACCGAGACCTTCACGTGGAGCTCGGACGCGACGGGCTACGGCCTCATCGACGCGGACGCGGCGGTGGCGGCCACGCCGTGA
- a CDS encoding PIG-L deacetylase family protein, with amino-acid sequence MKRLVVIGAHAFDAEAMAGGLAARWVREGGKVELLHLTRGERGDPTREQEEYGKQIEEELAASARYLGATGRWMGFSSGSLEAGSVIEALVAYLDRFRPALVVTHWRGSWHPRHRQAHELVREAIGRYQRRAGQVPVLWYGENFEDLDGFRPDVYVGLNELDVELWRAGREAYSLYRGRQGRGPGGAPAVLPYASYYEAAPLVRGLECGVPLAQAFMQEPVRYDLDSPLTGSKSLSKV; translated from the coding sequence GTGAAGCGTTTGGTCGTCATCGGGGCGCATGCCTTCGACGCGGAGGCGATGGCGGGTGGGCTTGCTGCCCGCTGGGTGCGCGAGGGCGGCAAGGTGGAGCTCTTGCATCTGACACGAGGCGAGCGGGGCGACCCCACCAGGGAGCAGGAGGAGTACGGGAAGCAGATCGAGGAAGAGCTCGCCGCCTCGGCGCGTTACTTGGGCGCCACCGGCCGGTGGATGGGTTTCAGTAGTGGAAGCCTGGAGGCGGGCAGCGTCATCGAGGCACTCGTAGCATACCTGGACCGCTTCCGGCCCGCACTGGTGGTGACCCACTGGCGCGGAAGCTGGCACCCGCGCCACCGGCAAGCGCACGAACTGGTCCGGGAGGCGATCGGCCGGTACCAGCGACGAGCGGGGCAAGTCCCAGTGCTCTGGTACGGTGAGAACTTCGAGGACCTTGACGGCTTCCGTCCAGATGTCTACGTGGGCTTGAACGAGTTGGACGTGGAGCTCTGGCGGGCTGGCCGGGAAGCGTATTCCCTATACCGCGGCCGCCAGGGCCGGGGCCCGGGGGGCGCCCCGGCGGTCTTGCCGTACGCTTCATACTACGAGGCTGCACCCTTGGTACGAGGCCTCGAATGTGGAGTCCCCCTGGCGCAGGCCTTCATGCAAGAGCCGGTGCGTTACGATCTCGACTCCCCTCTTACTGGGTCGAAGTCCCTTTCCAAGGTGTAG
- a CDS encoding DUF6932 family protein yields the protein MPWITMGTQDSGDRMPRGTTMPVPPFVDGYHLPEGEHPCTLEEARERFAVGSSRREEIWRSFTGLLHRLEQIKLFPEVILLDGSFVTGKSDPGGR from the coding sequence ATGCCTTGGATCACCATGGGCACCCAGGATTCCGGCGACCGCATGCCGAGAGGAACTACGATGCCTGTACCGCCCTTCGTAGACGGCTACCATCTTCCAGAAGGCGAGCACCCGTGCACGCTCGAGGAGGCTCGGGAACGTTTCGCGGTCGGCTCGTCGAGGCGCGAGGAGATCTGGCGTTCCTTTACCGGGTTGCTTCATAGGTTGGAGCAGATCAAGCTCTTTCCGGAAGTCATTCTCCTGGACGGTAGCTTCGTTACCGGAAAGAGTGACCCCGGGGGACGTTGA
- a CDS encoding anhydro-N-acetylmuramic acid kinase, with protein MHLYDQIAAYRAEPDRPRLVVGLMSGTSGDGIGAALVETSGVREERRATVVAHGEYPFPPELRNVLFSLYPPNCFDGERLLRAHLALGSALAQAAEHVLETAGASSNQLFVVGLHGPTLYHLLPGADGNEAGFLDVGEAAVVAEQLGVPVVSDLRVADCAAGGSGAPLSAFVDYVLFRDEVTGRAVQNVGGIANVTPLYPKSRLDSLVAYDTGPGNMVIDAVVERITAGQESFDRDGRRAAAGHVHSALLTQLLDHPYFRRVPPKTTGREEFGTGFVDRVFELAGRHGVEGNDLVATVTALTASSIAQSYREHLLPRGRIDEIVLYGGGARNRTLVRMLEEYLPGLRIRMHSEFGVSIEAREALTWAVLADESLLGYPANVPSVSGARHPVVLGKLSVGPAFERGEHS; from the coding sequence GTGCACCTCTACGACCAGATCGCGGCCTATCGTGCGGAGCCCGACCGACCGCGTCTCGTCGTCGGACTCATGTCTGGTACCTCCGGCGACGGGATCGGCGCGGCCCTGGTTGAGACCTCCGGCGTGCGGGAGGAGCGGAGGGCGACGGTGGTCGCGCACGGCGAGTACCCCTTCCCCCCGGAGCTCCGCAACGTGCTCTTCTCCTTATACCCGCCGAACTGCTTCGACGGGGAAAGGCTCCTGCGCGCCCATCTCGCCCTTGGGAGCGCGCTGGCCCAGGCGGCAGAGCACGTCCTTGAGACGGCTGGCGCTTCCTCGAACCAGCTCTTCGTCGTCGGCCTCCACGGGCCGACCCTCTACCACTTGCTTCCCGGGGCCGACGGAAATGAGGCCGGATTCCTCGACGTTGGCGAAGCCGCTGTCGTTGCCGAGCAGCTGGGTGTTCCGGTCGTCTCAGACCTGCGCGTCGCCGATTGCGCCGCTGGCGGCAGTGGGGCCCCGTTGAGCGCCTTCGTCGACTACGTCCTCTTCCGGGACGAGGTGACCGGCCGTGCCGTTCAAAACGTCGGAGGCATAGCCAATGTCACGCCGCTGTACCCGAAGAGCCGTCTCGACTCGCTCGTCGCCTACGATACGGGCCCGGGTAACATGGTGATCGACGCTGTGGTGGAGCGCATCACCGCAGGACAGGAGAGCTTCGATCGCGACGGCCGGCGCGCCGCCGCGGGACATGTCCACTCCGCTCTCCTGACGCAGCTTCTCGATCACCCCTACTTCCGCAGGGTACCGCCCAAGACGACGGGGCGAGAGGAGTTCGGAACGGGTTTCGTCGACAGGGTCTTTGAACTCGCGGGGAGACACGGTGTCGAAGGGAACGATCTGGTGGCCACGGTGACTGCCCTCACCGCCTCCTCCATCGCCCAGAGCTACAGGGAGCACCTTCTGCCCCGGGGGAGGATCGATGAGATTGTCCTGTACGGGGGTGGTGCCAGAAACCGTACCCTGGTGCGCATGCTCGAGGAGTACCTGCCCGGGCTACGGATCCGCATGCACTCGGAGTTCGGTGTGTCCATCGAGGCCAGGGAGGCGCTCACCTGGGCGGTCCTCGCCGACGAGAGCCTCCTCGGGTACCCGGCCAACGTCCCCTCGGTGAGCGGCGCTCGCCATCCGGTGGTGCTGGGGAAGCTCTCGGTGGGACCAGCCTTCGAGCGGGGGGAGCACTCGTGA
- a CDS encoding transporter substrate-binding domain-containing protein, translating to MRVRVALLALAGILVAALALPGALAQEKVVVGTDTAFVPFEFFQDGTYVGFDIDLIHAIAQEAGFEVQLMPMNFQGIIPGLQARSLDLAIAGITITEERAQVVDFSDPYYDAGQIIAVRAGDASIQGPEDLKGRRVAAKIGTTGARTAVELVGEANVKQFDNNADTYQELVNGGVDAVINDLPSTLYYIQTEGRGRVKTVGDLLTGEQYGIAAPKGSPLIPRINEALARLRENGTYDRLYQKWFGTGQ from the coding sequence GTGCGCGTGCGTGTCGCGCTCCTGGCACTGGCAGGCATCCTCGTCGCGGCGCTGGCCCTGCCCGGCGCCCTGGCCCAGGAGAAGGTCGTGGTGGGTACGGACACGGCCTTCGTTCCCTTCGAGTTCTTCCAGGACGGCACCTACGTCGGCTTCGACATCGACCTGATCCACGCCATCGCCCAGGAGGCGGGCTTCGAGGTCCAGCTCATGCCGATGAACTTCCAGGGCATCATCCCAGGGCTCCAGGCCCGCTCGCTGGACCTGGCCATCGCCGGCATCACCATCACCGAGGAGCGGGCCCAGGTGGTGGACTTCAGCGACCCCTACTACGACGCCGGCCAGATCATCGCCGTGAGGGCAGGCGACGCCTCGATCCAGGGTCCCGAGGACCTCAAGGGCCGGCGGGTGGCGGCCAAGATCGGCACCACCGGGGCCAGGACCGCCGTGGAGCTGGTGGGCGAGGCCAACGTGAAGCAGTTCGACAACAACGCCGACACCTACCAGGAGTTGGTCAACGGCGGCGTGGACGCCGTCATCAACGACCTGCCCTCCACCCTCTACTACATCCAGACCGAGGGGCGGGGCCGGGTGAAGACCGTGGGCGACCTGCTCACCGGCGAGCAGTACGGCATCGCCGCGCCCAAGGGGAGCCCGCTGATCCCCCGCATCAACGAGGCGCTGGCCCGGCTGCGGGAGAACGGCACCTACGACCGCCTCTACCAGAAGTGGTTCGGAACGGGCCAGTAG
- a CDS encoding amino acid ABC transporter permease yields MVNAFPVLLQGALVTVEITAFAILLGFVLGVMVGLARLQRRGPVAWLALAYVQLIRGTPLLVLVFFIYFGLPVVLGRRIDPFAAAVVATSLNAGAYIGEIVRAGIESIHRGQWEASVSLGMTPWLTMRHVILPQAIRRMVPPLGNQFIITLKDTSLLSVIAVEELTRRGQLIIATNFRSFEVWGEVALLYVAMILLLSRLLGEVERRVEVH; encoded by the coding sequence ATGGTCAACGCCTTTCCCGTATTGCTGCAGGGCGCCCTTGTGACCGTGGAGATCACGGCGTTCGCGATCCTGCTCGGCTTCGTCCTCGGGGTGATGGTGGGGCTGGCCCGCCTGCAGCGCCGGGGCCCCGTGGCATGGCTTGCGCTGGCCTACGTCCAGCTGATCCGGGGCACGCCCCTGCTGGTGCTGGTCTTCTTCATCTACTTCGGTCTGCCGGTGGTGCTGGGGCGCCGCATCGATCCCTTCGCGGCGGCGGTGGTGGCCACCAGCCTCAACGCCGGCGCCTACATCGGCGAGATCGTACGGGCGGGCATCGAGTCGATCCACCGGGGCCAGTGGGAGGCCTCCGTCTCCCTGGGGATGACGCCCTGGCTCACCATGCGCCACGTGATCCTCCCCCAGGCCATCCGCCGCATGGTGCCGCCCCTGGGCAACCAGTTCATCATCACCCTGAAGGACACGTCGCTCCTTTCCGTGATCGCCGTGGAGGAGCTGACCCGCCGCGGGCAGCTCATCATCGCCACCAACTTCCGCTCCTTCGAGGTCTGGGGCGAGGTGGCCCTCCTCTACGTGGCCATGATCCTCCTCCTCAGCCGACTGCTGGGAGAGGTGGAGCGGCGGGTGGAGGTACATTGA